In the Helicobacter colisuis genome, TCTACAGACAAAAAAACCCTTTATGTAGATGGGCAATTAACAGATGCTTTCAAAAATGCTTTCAACAAAAATCAAGATTTTACTAATCTTAAAGGCCTTGCAACTAACCTTGTAAATGCAGAATCAACAAATATTACTGCAGCACAAGGCGTATTAGGCACAGCACAAACAAATGTTACTGCTACAAAAACAGGCTTGGAAGGTCAGAAAACCACTGCTGAAGCTACAATTAAAACAGCAGAAGCAGATAAAGCTAAAGCAGAAAAAGAACTTGCGGATGCAACAACAAATGCAGCTAAAAAAACAGCTCAAGATAAAATCGATGCTCAAAACTCTATAATTACTACACAACAAGAAGCACTTAACCAAATCACAAGCGATCTTAATGTTGCTAATGCTGAACTTAAAGCCATTGAAGCCGCTATTAAAGATTTGGATGCAAGAAATACAGAGTTTAACAAGCTTAAAACTGAAATTACTGCATTAGCAGATGGGGCTACTGATGCTGAAAAAGCAAAAAACTCAATGAGCTTAAAAACCTTATGTTAGAAGCTCTTGCACCTAGCATTAATACAGGGGATTATTCATTAGCTAATAGCATTCTAGAAGCAGTAAAAACTCGCACAGATTATACTATCTTAGGTGGAATTGTGCTTGGTGGTATGAATGATACACTCACCCCAATCGTTTCTGCAACTAAAGCTTCAGGAAACACAGGTGAATCACTTGGAATCTTATCTAGTATTGCAAGCTCTAATATTCACAATCAACAAGTAATGCAAGTGATTACTAACCAAAGATTCTTTAAAGACACAAGAGATGCCGCTAGAAGTGCTACAAGCTTTGCAGATGCTTCTTCATCAGCAATGACTGCAGTTAATGTTTCTAATGATATGGCAATTGGTTCTAGAATCGCAAGAGCTAACAATCCATTCCAATCACTTTCTAAAGAAAGATTTGCTTCTATCCAAAGTGATGCGCCTTATAAATACTATGAAACTTACAATGCAGCAGTATGGGCAAATGCTTTTGGTGGTGCTAATATCATCGATGGAGAATCAGGTGGTGTATATGGAATTAGCGTAGGTGCTGATAGCAATTTAACTGATAATGTTTTAATTGGTGCTTATTTCACTTATGCAAATGCAGAATTACAAGACAAGCTTTTAAAACAAGATTCTGATAACTTCCAATTGGGTATTTACTCTCAAATCAAAATTGCTCCAACTTGGGAATTAAACCTAAAAGCATATGGACAATTAGGCAAAACTGATCAAGATGTTACAAGCATTGCTGGTATCAACACTTCAGACTTTGATCAAAAATTCTTTGGATTGAGTGCAAATGTAGGTAAAGTATTTGATTTTAGTAATAGCTGGTTTGTAAAACCATTTGCAGGAGTAAATTACTACTATTCTTATACACCTGATTATACAGAGAGAGGAAGCATTTTAGCTCAAAGTGTTCAATCTAATACTAACAACTCTGTAAGCTTAGAAGCAGGTTTAGAGAGTAGAAAATACTTCGGTGAATCATCTTATTTGTTTATCACTCCAAAAATTGAACAATATGTAATCAATAATGGAGATGATTATGTAGGTAGATTTGCTGGTTCAACTACAAGCTTTAGAATCGCTTCTGCTGAGAAAAAGAAAACTTATGGACAACTTATCGTTGGTGGTAACATCGCCATTAATGATTCTTTATCTTTAAATGCAGGAATTGGTGCTAAACAAATTCTAGCAGGTAAAGTAGATTCTAAAAATGAAACTTATATCAATGGTAACATTGGATTAAAATATAGATTCTAATAACTACCAAGTAAGTTTTAATTCGGAGGTAGCCATTTAAGCTCCTCCAAAAATATAGATAGTTTAAAACTATCGCAACGCTAAAAAGATTAAAATTCAAAACTTCATTCTCTTTATGTAGAATTAATTTAAAATTTCATTTTTTATCTCTAGCTTAGGCTAGGGATAACTCCGCTAGTTAATACATAGTTAATCTTTAAAATACTACAATTACAGACTTAAACGCAAATTACAATCGAGGTTGATATGGGAAGAGCATTTGAATATAGAAGAGCAAGCAAAGAGAAGCGTTGGGATAAAATGTCCAAACTTTTCCCCAAGTTAGGCAAAGCAATTAGTATCGCTGTCAAAGAGGGTGGAAGTGGCGATCCTGATATGAATTCCAAACTCCGCACTGCCATTATGGCAGCAAAAGCCCAAAATATGCCAAAAGACAATATTGAAGCAGCGATTAAAAGAGCTTTAGGCAAAGATGGGATACAAATCACTGAAGTAAATTATGAAATCAAAGCACCACATGGTGCGCTATTTTTTGTCGAATGTGCTACAGACAACACTACACGCACGGTGGCAAATCTCAAAAGTTATGTCAATAAACTAGGCGGACAAATGCTAACAAACAATTCACTAGAGTTTATGTTTTCACGCAAAGCACATTTTGAAGTGAGCAAAGAAGGCTTAGGGGATTTAGAAGAGTTAGAGCTTAATCTTATTGATGCAGGGCTTGAATCGCTAGAAGTTGAAGAAGATATAGTGCATATTTATGGAGATTACACAAGCTTTGGAAGTCTTGCAAGTGCCCTAGAATCACTCAAAGCTGATGTTAAAAAAGCCGCACTAGAAAGGATTGCTAATAATCCGGTAGAATTCAGCGAAGAACAGCTTGCAGACATT is a window encoding:
- a CDS encoding YebC/PmpR family DNA-binding transcriptional regulator; this translates as MGRAFEYRRASKEKRWDKMSKLFPKLGKAISIAVKEGGSGDPDMNSKLRTAIMAAKAQNMPKDNIEAAIKRALGKDGIQITEVNYEIKAPHGALFFVECATDNTTRTVANLKSYVNKLGGQMLTNNSLEFMFSRKAHFEVSKEGLGDLEELELNLIDAGLESLEVEEDIVHIYGDYTSFGSLASALESLKADVKKAALERIANNPVEFSEEQLADIEKLLDRIEDDDDVQAVFTNIA